The proteins below are encoded in one region of Deinococcus metalli:
- a CDS encoding ABC transporter substrate-binding protein → MTRLTLIALTALALGTAGAQTRTVNIGLGYFPNVQFTPFYVADKLGYFKAEGLTVKFQHGFINELMPLLLQGKLDFVVGDPEDAIFARNQGADVRYVMTMYQKNPVTVFSLSPLASAAALKGKTLGVPGPFGSSYNAVLALLDDAGLKDGRDLKLATVGFTQVDAVRGGRVDAAVGYVNNDVLNLARATGKKVYTLDVSGAYPMVGAGLIGSAKTLSGNLPGKVVRASQRGLKFTVADPARAFTLAQPVFGADGGTLEVLKASTPLMTSAWTQQNGLGSSNPAAWSKAVAALIQQGSLKEGAKAADYYTNQYISKTLK, encoded by the coding sequence ATGACCCGCCTGACCCTCATCGCCCTGACTGCGCTCGCCCTCGGGACCGCCGGCGCCCAGACCCGCACGGTCAACATCGGCCTGGGGTACTTCCCGAACGTGCAGTTCACGCCCTTCTACGTGGCGGACAAGCTCGGTTACTTCAAGGCCGAGGGCCTGACCGTCAAGTTCCAGCACGGCTTCATCAATGAACTCATGCCGCTGCTGCTCCAGGGCAAGCTGGACTTCGTGGTCGGCGATCCCGAGGACGCCATCTTCGCGCGCAACCAGGGCGCGGACGTGCGCTACGTGATGACCATGTACCAGAAAAACCCCGTCACGGTGTTCAGCCTCAGTCCGCTGGCCAGCGCCGCCGCCCTGAAGGGCAAGACCCTCGGCGTCCCCGGCCCCTTCGGCAGCTCGTACAACGCCGTCCTGGCCCTGCTGGACGACGCCGGCCTGAAGGACGGACGCGACCTGAAACTCGCCACGGTCGGCTTCACGCAGGTGGACGCCGTGCGCGGCGGCCGCGTGGACGCCGCCGTCGGCTACGTCAACAACGACGTGCTGAACCTCGCCCGGGCCACCGGCAAGAAGGTCTACACCCTCGACGTCAGCGGCGCGTACCCCATGGTCGGCGCGGGCCTGATCGGCAGCGCGAAGACCCTCTCGGGCAACCTGCCCGGCAAGGTCGTGCGGGCGTCCCAGCGCGGCCTGAAATTCACGGTCGCCGACCCCGCCCGCGCCTTTACCCTCGCCCAGCCCGTGTTCGGCGCCGACGGCGGCACCCTGGAGGTCCTGAAGGCCAGCACGCCCCTGATGACCAGCGCGTGGACGCAGCAAAACGGCCTCGGCTCCAGCAACCCGGCGGCGTGGTCCAAGGCCGTCGCCGCCCTGATCCAGCAGGGCTCTCTGAAAGAGGGCGCGAAGGCTGCGGACTACTACACCAACCAGTACATCAGCAAGACGCTGAAGTGA
- a CDS encoding GNAT family N-acetyltransferase — MTVRPEVPADTAAIEDVTRRAFTWDDGRAENAMIGAFRASADFRAEWSLVMVQGGMIVGHGMIAPCDLHGGDADQPRRALLLGPMSVAPEHQRQGVGSALVRGLLERAQSSGEALVVLWGHPEFYPRFGFRPAGDHGLLPETPAAMAYPLQPDLSAYAGLELPR, encoded by the coding sequence GTGACGGTGCGCCCAGAGGTGCCCGCCGACACCGCTGCCATCGAGGACGTGACCCGGCGGGCCTTCACCTGGGACGACGGCCGGGCCGAGAACGCCATGATCGGCGCCTTCCGGGCCAGCGCCGACTTCCGCGCGGAGTGGTCGCTGGTGATGGTGCAGGGCGGCATGATCGTGGGCCACGGCATGATCGCGCCGTGTGACTTGCACGGCGGCGACGCCGATCAGCCCCGCCGGGCGCTGCTGCTGGGACCCATGAGCGTGGCGCCGGAACACCAGCGCCAGGGCGTCGGCAGCGCCCTGGTGCGCGGACTGCTGGAGCGCGCGCAGAGTTCGGGCGAGGCGCTGGTCGTGCTGTGGGGCCATCCAGAGTTCTATCCGCGTTTCGGCTTCCGGCCAGCCGGCGACCATGGCCTGCTCCCCGAGACGCCCGCCGCGATGGCATACCCCCTCCAGCCCGACCTGAGCGCCTACGCCGGCCTGGAGCTTCCACGCTGA
- a CDS encoding HpcH/HpaI aldolase/citrate lyase family protein, with protein sequence MTPRPLRSVLYVPGDKPRAIEKARTLPADAVILDLEDAVAPEHKEQAREHVQEALHTPWPVPVLVRVNGPGTPWAHPDRALATAAAGIVLPKVEDARAVHDVPPGLPVWAMVETPLGVLNAPAIAAVPIVAGLLVGANDLARALRTRPHADRLPLLHALSAVVLAARAHGKLPLDAVYNDVRDPGGFQRECQQGRALGFAGKTVVHPSQIEAANAAYGVTDAEADAARALIDTWTAARAEGRSVATHHGALIEQMHVDEAQDVLALWEATQ encoded by the coding sequence ATGACGCCCCGTCCCCTCCGCTCGGTGCTGTACGTGCCGGGCGACAAACCCCGCGCCATCGAGAAGGCCCGCACGCTTCCCGCCGACGCGGTCATCCTGGATCTGGAGGACGCGGTGGCGCCCGAGCACAAGGAGCAGGCCCGCGAGCACGTCCAGGAGGCCCTGCACACGCCGTGGCCGGTGCCCGTGCTGGTCCGCGTGAACGGCCCCGGCACGCCCTGGGCGCACCCCGACCGCGCCCTCGCCACAGCCGCCGCCGGCATCGTGCTGCCGAAAGTCGAGGACGCCCGCGCTGTCCACGACGTCCCCCCTGGCCTCCCCGTGTGGGCCATGGTCGAGACGCCGCTGGGCGTGCTGAACGCCCCCGCGATTGCCGCCGTGCCCATCGTGGCCGGGCTGCTCGTTGGCGCGAACGACCTCGCCCGCGCCCTGCGCACCCGGCCCCACGCGGACCGCCTGCCGCTGCTGCACGCCCTGAGCGCCGTGGTCCTCGCCGCCCGCGCCCACGGCAAGCTCCCGCTGGACGCCGTGTACAACGATGTCCGCGACCCCGGCGGCTTCCAGCGCGAATGCCAGCAGGGCCGCGCGCTGGGCTTCGCCGGCAAGACCGTCGTCCACCCCAGCCAGATCGAGGCCGCCAACGCCGCCTACGGCGTCACCGATGCCGAGGCCGACGCCGCCCGCGCCCTGATCGACACCTGGACCGCCGCCCGCGCCGAGGGCCGGAGCGTCGCCACCCACCACGGCGCATTGATCGAACAGATGCACGTCGACGAGGCGCAGGACGTGCTGGCGCTGTGGGAAGCGACGCAGTAG
- a CDS encoding ankyrin repeat domain-containing protein yields the protein MLRRSLLLVLATMVAAAPATAGGAAPPRTEVTVNTQLLEAARSGRAAEVSALLRAGADVNAADATGRTALTWAALGDHVAVARVLIAAGADPDRQDTQRNNALLVSGETGSVALLREVLRAHPDLTLTNRFGGTALIPAADRGHLAYVRELLNTTRIDVNHVNNLGWTALLEAVILGDGGHTHTEIVRELLAHGADPHVADREGVTPLEHARQRGYAGMVKLLQRTE from the coding sequence ATGCTGCGCCGGAGCCTGCTGCTCGTCCTGGCGACGATGGTCGCCGCCGCGCCCGCCACCGCCGGCGGCGCGGCCCCACCCCGCACGGAGGTAACCGTGAACACCCAGCTGCTGGAGGCCGCCCGCAGCGGGCGCGCCGCCGAGGTCAGCGCCCTGCTGCGGGCCGGCGCGGACGTGAACGCCGCCGACGCCACCGGCCGCACCGCACTCACGTGGGCGGCGCTGGGCGATCACGTCGCGGTGGCCCGCGTGCTGATCGCCGCCGGTGCCGACCCCGACCGCCAGGACACGCAGCGCAACAACGCCCTGCTGGTGAGCGGCGAGACCGGCAGCGTCGCCCTGCTGCGCGAGGTGCTGCGCGCGCACCCCGACCTGACGCTCACCAACCGCTTCGGCGGCACCGCCCTGATTCCCGCCGCCGACCGCGGTCACCTTGCGTACGTCCGCGAACTGCTGAACACCACGCGGATCGACGTGAACCATGTGAACAACCTGGGCTGGACGGCGCTGCTGGAGGCCGTGATCCTCGGGGACGGCGGCCACACGCACACCGAGATCGTGCGGGAACTCCTCGCCCACGGCGCCGACCCGCACGTCGCGGACCGCGAGGGGGTCACGCCCCTGGAGCACGCGCGGCAGCGGGGGTACGCGGGCATGGTGAAGTTACTCCAGCGCACGGAGTGA
- a CDS encoding glycoside hydrolase family 32 protein, with protein sequence MPVLRPRLHFTPRQYWINDPNGLVYAGGVYHLYYQYNPRADVHGYLSWGHATSPDLLTWTEHDVALPWREGHEVYSGSAVVDWHNTSGLGQSGDPHPPVVATYTGAAPYHQAQYLAHSRDGGHTWAFTRERAVLDEGKQDFRDPKTIWHAPTARWVSVVVHPVERQIGVYGSPDLHEWTPLSTFGPAGVVDGIWEVPDLFPVTAADGRERWVMKVDVFAGAPQGGTGAQYWVGDFDGVSFTPTQAARWADWGKDFYAAITYSDLPDAGRRVWLAWMNSWEYATVLPTQPWRGAMTLPRDLGLVPDAGGWALTQTPVRELDALRDRRTALAAPQTDMTIEPGQPLDLLLTVPRAGRLTVTLASEAGAEATLRAEGGVLTLERPGPADVPGFAGTHTAPFPDGGADLDLRVILDTCSLEVFAGGGRLSVTDLLLPARPVTRVTLEGDATGEVWTLRSALPDVDGAAETRAQGQNVGR encoded by the coding sequence ATGCCCGTCCTCAGGCCCCGGCTGCACTTCACTCCCCGCCAGTACTGGATCAACGACCCGAACGGCCTGGTGTACGCAGGCGGCGTGTACCACCTGTACTACCAGTACAATCCGCGCGCTGACGTGCACGGATACCTCAGCTGGGGCCACGCGACCAGCCCGGACCTGCTGACGTGGACCGAGCATGACGTGGCCCTGCCGTGGCGCGAGGGGCACGAGGTGTACTCCGGCAGCGCGGTCGTGGACTGGCACAACACCAGCGGCCTGGGGCAGTCCGGCGACCCGCACCCGCCGGTGGTGGCGACCTACACGGGCGCCGCGCCGTACCACCAGGCGCAGTACCTCGCGCACAGCCGCGACGGCGGGCACACGTGGGCCTTCACCCGCGAGCGGGCGGTGCTGGACGAGGGCAAGCAGGACTTCCGCGACCCGAAGACCATCTGGCACGCGCCCACGGCGCGCTGGGTCAGCGTGGTGGTGCACCCGGTCGAGCGCCAGATCGGCGTGTACGGTTCCCCGGACCTGCACGAGTGGACGCCGCTGAGCACCTTCGGCCCGGCAGGGGTCGTGGACGGCATCTGGGAGGTGCCGGACCTGTTCCCCGTGACCGCGGCGGACGGCCGCGAGCGCTGGGTGATGAAGGTGGACGTGTTCGCCGGCGCGCCGCAGGGCGGCACCGGCGCGCAGTACTGGGTGGGCGACTTCGACGGCGTGAGTTTCACGCCCACCCAGGCGGCCCGCTGGGCGGACTGGGGCAAGGACTTCTACGCGGCCATCACGTACAGCGACCTGCCGGACGCCGGGCGGCGCGTGTGGCTCGCGTGGATGAACTCCTGGGAGTACGCGACCGTCCTGCCCACCCAGCCGTGGCGCGGCGCGATGACGCTGCCCCGCGACCTGGGCCTGGTGCCGGACGCCGGCGGCTGGGCGCTCACGCAGACGCCGGTGCGCGAGCTGGACGCGCTCCGGGATCGGCGGACCGCGCTGGCCGCGCCGCAGACGGACATGACGATCGAGCCCGGTCAGCCCCTCGACCTGCTCCTGACCGTGCCGCGCGCGGGCCGCCTCACCGTGACCCTCGCGTCGGAGGCGGGCGCGGAGGCCACGCTGCGCGCTGAGGGGGGCGTACTGACGCTGGAGCGCCCCGGCCCGGCGGACGTGCCGGGGTTCGCGGGCACCCACACCGCGCCCTTCCCGGACGGCGGCGCTGACCTCGACCTGCGCGTGATCCTCGACACCTGCTCGCTGGAGGTCTTTGCGGGTGGCGGGCGCCTCAGCGTCACGGACCTCCTGCTGCCGGCCCGGCCGGTCACCCGCGTGACGCTGGAGGGTGACGCCACCGGCGAGGTGTGGACGTTGCGGTCTGCCCTGCCGGACGTGGACGGCGCCGCCGAGACTCGGGCCCAGGGTCAGAACGTCGGCAGGTAG
- a CDS encoding carbohydrate kinase has protein sequence MPLTDTESALLALIRETPLATPEDLARRLGSTRAAVNVHVSNLVRKGALLGRGYVLPPADGPGRVVVVGGANVDVKARTLAAAVPGTSNPGVTVQAPGGVARNVAENLARLGVPVTLVSAVGRDALGDSLLRATEAAGVDVRGVLRAEGVGTGTYTAVLNANGELLVAVAAMEATEALTPAALHERRGTLRGAAWVVADGNLPEATLAHLLTLAAEVGASVVFEPVSVPKAARLRPALAAGLVPHAVTPNVPELAVLVGHDVPDDPDAIRSAARELHDLGVTLVWVRRGAHGSVLSGPDGVHDLPALPATVRDVTGAGDAMLAAFLAALASGVGPAEAARRGHAAAAITIESESAVSPTLTPAAIAARLAETVTAEPTQST, from the coding sequence ATGCCCCTGACCGACACCGAATCCGCCCTCCTCGCCCTGATCCGGGAGACCCCCCTGGCAACCCCAGAGGACCTCGCCCGCCGCCTGGGCTCCACACGCGCGGCGGTGAACGTGCATGTCAGCAATCTGGTGCGCAAGGGCGCGCTGCTGGGCCGCGGCTACGTGCTGCCGCCGGCGGACGGCCCGGGGCGCGTGGTGGTGGTGGGCGGCGCGAATGTGGACGTGAAGGCGCGGACGCTGGCAGCGGCGGTGCCCGGCACGAGCAACCCTGGCGTGACCGTGCAGGCGCCGGGCGGCGTGGCGCGCAACGTGGCCGAAAATCTGGCGCGGCTGGGCGTGCCGGTCACGCTGGTGTCGGCGGTGGGTCGGGACGCGCTGGGCGACAGCCTGCTGCGCGCCACCGAGGCGGCTGGCGTGGACGTCCGGGGCGTGCTGCGCGCCGAGGGCGTGGGCACCGGCACGTACACGGCCGTGCTGAATGCGAACGGCGAACTGCTGGTGGCGGTCGCGGCGATGGAGGCCACCGAGGCCCTGACGCCGGCCGCCCTACACGAGCGCCGGGGCACGCTGCGCGGCGCGGCATGGGTGGTCGCGGACGGGAACCTGCCGGAGGCCACCCTGGCGCACCTCCTGACCCTGGCGGCCGAGGTGGGCGCGTCGGTGGTGTTCGAGCCGGTCAGTGTGCCCAAGGCGGCGCGGCTGCGTCCGGCGCTGGCAGCCGGGCTGGTGCCCCACGCGGTCACGCCGAACGTGCCGGAACTAGCCGTGCTGGTGGGCCACGACGTGCCCGACGACCCGGACGCCATCCGCTCCGCCGCCCGCGAACTGCACGACCTCGGCGTGACGCTGGTGTGGGTGCGGCGCGGCGCCCACGGCAGCGTGCTGTCCGGCCCGGACGGCGTGCACGACCTGCCCGCCCTGCCCGCCACCGTGCGGGACGTGACGGGCGCGGGGGACGCGATGCTCGCGGCGTTCCTGGCGGCCCTGGCGTCCGGCGTGGGCCCGGCCGAGGCGGCGCGCCGGGGGCACGCGGCGGCGGCCATCACCATCGAGAGCGAGTCCGCCGTCTCCCCCACCCTGACCCCGGCGGCCATCGCAGCGCGCCTGGCGGAGACCGTGACCGCCGAGCCCACGCAGTCGACCTGA
- a CDS encoding EamA family transporter produces MLNPTLSGLLSAATYGVGDFLSGLASRRDPPLRVVALTHPLSAAAMLLLAWALGQPVPEMAALGWGAGAGVAGLVAVLAFYRALALGPMGAVSVGAGALSALVPVVVGVLGGEALGVVGWLGAAAVLVGTALLGWPAAGEGAGRGTPLGLVAGVGFGVFFVLLAQAQGGGVLWVLGAARVASSLVVVPLAAATVGLRPRGPGLIVASAPGDTLGNVFYLLAVQTGPLAVGALLTSLYPAVTTLLAVTVLRERLRAPQWVGVGLALGGAALLTRP; encoded by the coding sequence GTGCTGAATCCCACCCTGAGCGGCCTGCTGTCGGCCGCGACATACGGTGTGGGCGATTTCCTGTCGGGTCTCGCGAGCCGCCGGGACCCGCCGCTGCGGGTGGTGGCCCTCACGCACCCACTGAGCGCGGCGGCCATGCTGCTGCTCGCGTGGGCGCTGGGGCAACCGGTGCCGGAGATGGCCGCCCTGGGGTGGGGCGCCGGAGCGGGCGTGGCCGGACTGGTGGCGGTGCTGGCGTTTTACCGCGCGCTCGCGCTGGGACCGATGGGCGCCGTGTCGGTTGGGGCCGGGGCGCTGTCGGCTCTGGTGCCGGTCGTGGTCGGCGTGCTGGGGGGCGAGGCGCTGGGTGTGGTGGGCTGGCTGGGCGCCGCGGCCGTCCTGGTGGGCACGGCGCTGCTGGGCTGGCCCGCGGCGGGGGAGGGCGCCGGGCGGGGCACGCCGCTGGGCCTGGTGGCCGGCGTGGGCTTCGGGGTGTTCTTCGTGCTGCTCGCGCAGGCGCAGGGGGGCGGCGTGCTGTGGGTGCTGGGCGCGGCGCGCGTGGCGAGTTCGCTGGTGGTGGTGCCGCTCGCGGCGGCCACGGTGGGCCTGCGCCCGCGCGGGCCGGGGCTGATCGTGGCGTCCGCGCCGGGTGACACGCTGGGCAACGTGTTCTACCTGCTGGCCGTCCAGACCGGTCCATTGGCGGTGGGCGCGCTGCTGACCAGCCTGTACCCGGCCGTCACGACGCTGCTGGCCGTGACCGTGCTGCGTGAGCGCCTGCGTGCGCCGCAGTGGGTGGGTGTGGGGCTCGCGCTGGGCGGCGCGGCCCTGCTCACCCGGCCGTGA
- a CDS encoding RIO1 family regulatory kinase/ATPase domain-containing protein — protein MSARWTGDEPGEQRLRRKRDRPQGRRRIDDLAAQNEEDIADDTVRRLVSRGLIDEVVAELKSGKEATAYVARSVHGSVLLKIYRDLDARSFKNDRVYREGQVILDQRAKRAMESRSRAGLQMLQHGWVMAEYAHLWTLWRAGLNVPEPLAGPRPDDYAETVPAVLMRLVGTEDHPAPRVSDAPLTPHDAAGAWEQSVSGLAHLLRLGFVHGDYSTYNLLWWENTVTIIDFPQLVTRQNPNFRDLLTRDVHSLVTSFRKHGLHAEPDAVLRDVQRRSQGPAPEPRLVLP, from the coding sequence ATGAGCGCCCGCTGGACGGGCGACGAGCCGGGCGAGCAGCGCCTGCGCCGCAAACGCGACCGCCCACAGGGCCGGCGCCGCATCGATGACCTCGCCGCGCAGAACGAGGAGGACATCGCCGACGACACCGTGCGCCGCCTGGTCAGCCGCGGCCTGATCGACGAGGTCGTGGCGGAACTCAAGAGCGGCAAGGAAGCCACCGCGTATGTCGCCCGCAGCGTGCACGGCAGCGTCCTGCTCAAGATCTACCGCGACCTGGACGCCCGCAGCTTCAAGAACGACCGCGTGTACCGCGAGGGTCAGGTGATCCTCGACCAGCGGGCAAAGCGCGCCATGGAGTCGCGCAGCCGCGCTGGACTGCAGATGCTCCAGCACGGCTGGGTGATGGCCGAGTACGCGCACCTGTGGACGCTGTGGCGCGCCGGCCTGAACGTCCCCGAACCGCTGGCCGGCCCACGCCCCGACGACTACGCCGAGACGGTCCCCGCAGTCCTGATGCGGCTGGTCGGCACCGAGGATCACCCCGCGCCGCGCGTGAGCGACGCCCCCCTGACCCCACACGATGCTGCGGGGGCGTGGGAGCAGAGCGTCAGCGGCCTGGCGCACCTGCTGCGGCTGGGCTTCGTGCACGGCGACTACAGCACCTACAACCTCCTGTGGTGGGAGAACACCGTGACCATCATCGATTTTCCTCAACTCGTGACCCGGCAGAACCCGAACTTCCGCGACCTGCTCACGCGGGACGTGCACAGCCTGGTGACGTCCTTCCGCAAGCACGGCCTGCACGCCGAGCCCGACGCCGTGCTGCGCGACGTGCAGCGCCGCTCCCAGGGCCCCGCGCCGGAGCCCCGGCTGGTGCTGCCGTGA
- a CDS encoding NAD(P)/FAD-dependent oxidoreductase, giving the protein MTAEMLDTVVVGAGLAGLAAAGDLRAAGQRVLLLDKARGVSGRAATRRVTLPDGREARLDHGARFFTARAERTQRLVESGVADGWLREWTRGFARWEGGAVTAGSDGHPRYAPPAGMSALGKALADGLDVRPGVTVTRVARDETGWRVFDAAGEVARARTLLLNVPAPQQRALLAGLEVPVPDVTFAPAWAAGIVLNADVPAEWPALELRGHPTLEWIAREHTKRPAGHPPALMLHATAEWTRAHLERTPDEVLPELLAAAADVLGSPLGAAATFAHRWRYATPERRAAGPDHWDGHLRLGICGDGFTPDGHGPRVEAALLSGWTLAGHVTA; this is encoded by the coding sequence ATGACCGCTGAGATGCTGGACACCGTGGTGGTGGGCGCCGGTCTGGCTGGTCTGGCCGCCGCGGGCGACCTGCGGGCCGCCGGACAGCGCGTGCTGCTGCTGGACAAGGCGCGGGGCGTGTCCGGCCGGGCCGCGACCCGCCGCGTGACCCTGCCGGACGGCCGCGAGGCGCGGCTGGATCACGGCGCCCGCTTCTTCACCGCGCGGGCGGAGCGCACGCAGCGCCTGGTGGAGAGCGGCGTGGCCGACGGCTGGCTGCGCGAGTGGACGCGCGGGTTTGCCCGCTGGGAGGGCGGCGCGGTCACCGCCGGCAGCGACGGCCACCCCCGCTATGCGCCGCCGGCCGGTATGAGCGCCCTGGGCAAGGCCCTCGCGGACGGTCTGGACGTGCGCCCCGGCGTGACCGTGACCCGTGTGGCGCGTGACGAGACCGGCTGGCGCGTGTTCGACGCGGCCGGCGAGGTGGCCCGCGCCCGCACCCTGCTGCTGAACGTGCCCGCGCCGCAGCAGCGGGCCCTGCTGGCCGGGCTGGAGGTGCCCGTACCGGACGTGACCTTCGCGCCCGCGTGGGCGGCCGGGATCGTCCTGAACGCTGACGTGCCTGCCGAATGGCCCGCGCTGGAACTGCGCGGCCACCCCACCCTGGAGTGGATCGCCCGCGAGCACACCAAACGCCCGGCCGGCCATCCGCCCGCACTGATGCTGCACGCCACTGCCGAATGGACCCGCGCGCACCTGGAGCGCACCCCGGACGAGGTGCTGCCGGAGCTGCTGGCCGCCGCTGCGGACGTGCTGGGCTCACCGCTGGGCGCCGCCGCCACCTTCGCGCACCGCTGGCGCTACGCGACCCCGGAACGCCGGGCGGCCGGCCCCGACCACTGGGACGGGCACCTGCGGCTGGGCATCTGCGGTGACGGCTTCACGCCGGACGGACACGGCCCCCGCGTGGAAGCGGCCCTGCTGAGCGGCTGGACGCTGGCCGGGCACGTGACCGCCTAG
- a CDS encoding DinB family protein — MNIPETYDYLRRARRDLWATLEAAPDDVLSRAVLPGARFHSIKDLILHIPAVEDSWLHEDIRRDAPVWEGVPSLVGAQDGPFYAAFPLDTMLDYWRRVEDSTAAYLGTLTPEEEGRLVTVSGRQGEQRYTVHGLLWHVMIHEMRHSAQISALLRQQGVTPPFLDLLNYLPTF; from the coding sequence TTGAACATTCCCGAAACGTACGACTACCTGCGCCGCGCCCGGCGCGACCTGTGGGCCACGCTGGAAGCCGCGCCGGACGACGTGCTGTCGCGGGCCGTGCTGCCGGGCGCGCGCTTCCACAGCATCAAGGACCTGATCCTGCACATTCCGGCGGTCGAGGACTCGTGGCTGCACGAGGACATCCGGCGCGACGCGCCCGTGTGGGAGGGCGTGCCATCGCTGGTCGGAGCGCAGGACGGCCCGTTTTACGCCGCGTTTCCGCTGGACACCATGCTGGACTACTGGCGGCGGGTGGAGGACAGCACCGCGGCGTATCTGGGCACCCTGACGCCCGAGGAGGAGGGGCGGCTGGTGACGGTGTCGGGCCGCCAGGGCGAACAGCGCTACACCGTGCACGGCCTGCTGTGGCACGTGATGATCCACGAGATGCGGCACAGCGCGCAGATCTCGGCGCTGCTGCGGCAGCAGGGGGTCACGCCGCCGTTCCTGGACCTGCTGAACTACCTGCCGACGTTCTGA